A DNA window from Acidobacteriota bacterium contains the following coding sequences:
- a CDS encoding bacterial transcriptional activator domain-containing protein, translating into MRKADSPALVILFSVLLILQSSISAFAGISFTPGQGVVLTGADGVVLTGADGVVLTGADGVVLTGADGVVLTGADALTYTGEEGVVLTGADSTGIRSFDPELAWLLNTLPDSSAVNVFVVFHRMPAPADFDALRAAGIFGGTIFNNLPMVFRDPSGMEKEAWRLSKALHILCYLCSRRNHRAPKESLVELFWSDAGEDAVAKNFHPTISHLRKALNSGQVVKKDFVLYREGAYSLNAQYRYRLGTEEFERLLADAREARRSGAADGAAELLTQATKLYRGDFLEEFYYNWIEELQSYYRDLYLEALKELIAYHGERNDHELVIRYGQMFLARDPYQEDVHCSVMEAHVQSGNRAAAIEQFDGLRKMLRGELGVDPLPATLAKYEGLIK; encoded by the coding sequence ATGAGAAAAGCGGACTCCCCAGCCCTCGTAATTCTCTTTTCCGTACTCCTAATTCTACAATCCTCGATCAGCGCATTCGCGGGTATCTCCTTTACCCCGGGGCAAGGGGTAGTGTTGACCGGCGCGGATGGCGTAGTGCTGACCGGCGCCGACGGCGTGGTGCTCACCGGCGCGGATGGAGTCGTGCTGACTGGCGCCGACGGTGTGGTGCTGACCGGCGCCGACGCCCTCACTTACACAGGGGAAGAGGGGGTCGTCCTCACCGGAGCCGATTCGACCGGCATTCGCAGCTTCGATCCTGAGCTGGCCTGGCTGCTCAACACGCTTCCCGACTCGAGCGCGGTCAACGTCTTCGTAGTCTTTCATCGCATGCCGGCTCCTGCCGACTTCGACGCGCTTCGAGCCGCGGGCATTTTCGGCGGGACCATCTTTAACAATCTCCCGATGGTTTTTCGCGATCCATCAGGCATGGAAAAAGAAGCGTGGCGTCTTTCGAAGGCGCTGCACATCCTCTGCTATCTGTGCTCCCGCCGCAATCATCGCGCGCCAAAGGAATCGCTGGTAGAGCTGTTCTGGTCGGACGCCGGTGAAGACGCGGTCGCCAAGAACTTTCACCCGACGATCTCGCACCTCAGAAAAGCGCTGAACAGCGGACAGGTGGTTAAGAAGGACTTCGTGCTCTATCGCGAGGGAGCGTACTCGCTGAACGCGCAATACCGGTACAGGCTGGGCACGGAAGAATTCGAGCGGCTGCTCGCCGATGCGCGCGAGGCTCGGCGAAGCGGCGCGGCGGACGGGGCGGCCGAGCTTCTGACGCAGGCAACCAAGCTGTACCGCGGCGATTTTCTGGAAGAGTTTTATTACAACTGGATCGAGGAGCTTCAGAGCTACTATCGCGATCTTTATCTCGAGGCGCTCAAGGAGCTGATCGCTTATCACGGTGAGCGCAACGATCACGAACTTGTGATTCGCTACGGGCAGATGTTCCTGGCGCGCGACCCGTATCAGGAAGACGTGCATTGCAGCGTAATGGAAGCGCACGTGCAATCGGGGAATCGGGCGGCGGCGATCGAGCAGTTCGACGGCTTGCGAAAGATGCTACGCGGCGAGCTGGGCGTCGATCCGCTACCGGCGACGCTTGCGAAGTATGAAGGATTGATTAAGTAA
- a CDS encoding AraC family transcriptional regulator, whose product MLWKVQKMVEYIESNLDQQLTLDAIAGSVRLSRSRMCHLFRTQTGIAPWRYLQVRRMEKARNLLESTSLSVKEVRASVGLQDRSHFVREFKKAYGTTPSRYRANGISV is encoded by the coding sequence ATGCTTTGGAAAGTTCAAAAGATGGTGGAGTACATAGAATCTAATCTTGACCAACAACTAACTCTCGATGCCATCGCCGGCTCGGTTCGCCTCTCTCGCTCCCGAATGTGCCACCTGTTCAGGACTCAGACCGGGATTGCGCCGTGGCGATACCTCCAGGTTCGCAGAATGGAAAAGGCCCGCAACCTCTTGGAAAGCACCTCTCTAAGCGTAAAGGAGGTGCGAGCAAGCGTCGGACTGCAAGACCGCAGTCATTTCGTCCGAGAATTCAAGAAGGCATACGGCACAACACCCTCCCGCTATAGAGCCAACGGTATCTCGGTCTAA